Proteins encoded by one window of Balearica regulorum gibbericeps isolate bBalReg1 chromosome 21, bBalReg1.pri, whole genome shotgun sequence:
- the TMEM52 gene encoding transmembrane protein 52: protein MSNWTSLWYVWLILLTVFLLLLCGITASCIKFCCRKKRPPVETFPRLPYDLTVIPIDSDSTAHSTVTSYSSLQYPLSAPIHSIFVDMDKNTVSPPAYSLYAMDLPPSYDEAVQMGNQYTEVAQINQKLNDIPGEVTPGGLNPIQYSPDTTNRDPATQANSENSEDTTQKQPQL, encoded by the exons ATGTCTAATTGGACAAGTCTGTGGTACGTCTG GTTAATCTTGCTGACTGtgttcctgctcctgctctgcggGATCACAGCAAGCTGCATCAAATTTTGCTGCCGGAAGAAGAGGCCTCCAGTTGAGACCTTCCCCAGGCTCCCTTATGATCTGACAGTTATTCCTATAGACAGTGACAGCACTGCCCACAGCACAGTGACCT CATATAGCTCGCTGCAGTACCCTCTAAGTGCCCCTATTCATTCAATATTTGTGGATATGGATAAGAAcactgtgtcccctccagctTACAGTCTCTACGCGATGGACTTGCCACCTTCTTACGATGAAGCTGTCCAAATGGGTAACCAATACACTGAAGTAGCACAGATAAACCAGAAACTCAATGACATCCCAGGAGAGGTCACACCGGGTGGGCTGAATCCCATCCAGTATTCACCTGATACAACCAACAGAGATCCAGCAACACAGGcaaattcagaaaattcagaagataCAACACAAAAACAACCGCAGCTCTGA